The Lycium barbarum isolate Lr01 chromosome 9, ASM1917538v2, whole genome shotgun sequence genome has a segment encoding these proteins:
- the LOC132609194 gene encoding protein TIFY 5A-like, which produces MRRNFNLELSLMPPCISFSPTNCSTPYFSMEDQELEKQPQHQLTIFYNGKLVVSDATELQAKAIICLASRQVEEKIKRNSSPISEPTSPLLQPETGLSTKRSLQRFLQKRKNRIQATSPYMIHH; this is translated from the exons ATGAGAAGAAATTTTAACTTGGAACTCAGCCTTATGCCTCCTTGTATTTCTTTTTCTCCTACGAATTGCAGTACCCCCTACTTCTCAAT GGAGGATCAAGAATTAGAGAAGCAACCGCAACATCAGCTAACCATATTTTACAATGGCAAACTTGTGGTTTCTGATGCTACCGAACTTCAG GCGAAAGCAATAATATGTCTTGCAAGTAGACAAGTGgaagagaaaataaaaagaaattcatCACCAATTTCAGAGCCAACATCACCATTATTACAACCCGAGACTGGTCTTTCTACAAAGAGATCTCTGCAAAGATTTTTACAGAAGAGAAAGAACAGAATTCAAGCAACTTCTCCATACATGATACATCACTAG